The nucleotide sequence TGAGCCTTTCTTTAAAAGCTGCAGTTTGCCGCTCCAGGTCCTTGATCCCGTTAGAGTGAAGAGACCAGGGTGGAGCCGGGATGAGCTTCGTGGCCCTAATTCCTCGTTCCCTGCAGGCCCAAACCAGCAGTGGTGCATCACTCATCTCTTCCATGACACTGTTCATGAGAACCGCCACACTAACGTTGTCTCCCTATTTATGACTCCACTTtggctggaattttttttttttttttaacgccaGCTTCTCCATTCAGCCCTCCAACTGCTTCAACCTAGATGACCTCAAAGTGGATGAGTTTGGGGAGCCATTTGGTACCTTTGGCTGCTTTAACTTAAATGGTCAGGGTAGAGGTTCTAGCAGAGCCCTAGAATCACTGTGCTCTCAGGAGGTCTGCCTGTGGTACATGAGATGCGGGTGTCTTGGGTGGCTcggatcccatggagaagggcatggcaagccactccagtattcttgcctggagaaccccatggacagaggagcctgacgggctacactccatggtatctcagtcggacatgactgaagccactgagcccACCAGCGCTGGAGAATTACTATGGCTGCCCAAGCAGATAAGGGCCACACGAGGGCACTTTGTTCCTGATGTGCAAACTGTCCAGGTGAAGGACAAGATCTTGCTTACTATCATCAAGTATGGATGGAAGGCACCAGGTTCATCTTTCCAAATGAGTGGTGACAGGCCTGAAGACATCTTTCACATCTTTGTGCTCAAAGACAAGTTCCACACACACTTTGGCAGGGATGCATCAGTGTGGTCTGGAGTTTATCATGGAGCCACAGGGACACGGCACCTGGATCCTTTAGTGTGTGTGAGTAGATGGTGAAGGTGAAGATGATGGGGATGTTTTCATTCATTACCACCAGGCTGGCTGTTCTTTGTCCCCCTTTATTCATTTCCTAGGCATTCTACCTCAGCCTCTTTCTCACTGTCTGCCTCATTTCCCCCTAAGGCAGCATGTGCTTCCCTCATGAACACTCCCACCACTACTGGAGGATTTCTTTACCCCACAATGAAATCATCATGACAGGCATGTAGTCTGCATAGGGAGGGTCTCCTCTTTCCCATGGTGCCACCAAGGGGGAGATGTCAGGGTCAAGTTCATATTGTTTCCAGATGGGGTAACATCAGAAGACAGATCCTGACATATATTTAGGCTTTACTTGCTCTTCCTgggatccacattaaaaaaaaaaattatatatatatatatatatacacacacacacacacacatacatatacatacacatacatacacacatatatgtatctcCGGATCATACCTCCATCTAGTACCCTTCCAGAATTACTTCTCCTTGACACTGATGACATTTTCTAAACTGCAGCAACAACAGTGCCTCTGATTCTGGGGAAAACACCCCTGAACCTGAACCTCTTAGGAGTTGCGCTGCCTTGTAGAGAGAGGGCATGGGGAGAACTTGCCCATGTCAGGGTTCAACTTCGATGTCCCTAGCTTGGAAGCCACTTCTATCCAGTGGCTGGAGAGAGACCTGGATGCTACTCAGACATAGGAAAAGATTTCTTGTCCAAGCCTGCAAATAGCACGTCTTCTTTCCCCTCCAGTTTTTAAAGGCCTGCCCTGTGCTCCTTCTGGCCGGGGTCCAGCAGTCAAATAGCCAGGGTACTACAGACTTGTTCATGCATCATTACCCTTCTCACAGAATTGTTTGCCCAGACTCTAGgttgagacaggaaggaagggcaGTAACCTCTCAACACTTTTCATCTGGGACAAGGAGCTGAACAAGGCCCACGGTGGGGTTCTTAATAGCTCTCCGGCTTCCCCACACTTGGAGCTGGAAGGTCTATTTTCCCTAATACTCTAGGTTATATGCACACAGGGTAAGGGAACAGCAGAATGGGAACTGCTCTTAATTTCCATTAAGGCTAAGCTCTAGGGTGGGGAGCAGATTCCAGTCTTCAGCCTCcactggggcagggggcagctaCTTGCCGTGAAGAATATCAGGGCCACAGGTTTCCCTCCACCCTTCTAAAGTCATAGTCTAGGCAACTCAAATTTCTAGTTCTAATTTTGCAACACATGGAGCTacttttcttttactcttctggaggctggggtggggcggggggaaacCCAGCTCTACAAAGCCTGTAACCCCACTCACCCACAAATACGTAATGTTTAAAATcttgaaggagaagagggaaggccTTCTGGAGCCAGGTCCTGGGGTGGGtctttactgttgttcagtttctcagtcattctctttgcgaccccatggacttcagcacgccaggcttccctatccttcactatctcccggagtttgctccaattcatgtcttaactagatttttttttttttgacaagacCCTGTATATTTTTTTTGAGATTTGAAAAATCATAGTAAAAATACTcataaaatttactatcttaacCATTTAAAATTGTACAGATCAGTGGTATTAAATATATCCAGAATGTTATGCAAACATCACCATATCCAGCTCCATAATtcatttcatcttgtaaaactgaaactctatgccCATTAAACAACAATTCATTAGCTTCTCATTTTCCCCTTCCCCCAGTCCCCGGAAACTACtgctctactttctgtctcatgATTTTGACTACGGTTAAGTATATCACATccatggaatcatacagtatttgtccttttgtgactggtctatttctcttagcataatgcccttgttaactgaaaacaacaaaacagcatTTTACCAGACAAGTGGGTTTATGCAGGAGCAACAGAGAATTGCAATTTGGGACAAGCAAACTCCGGCGAAACATACAGAAGTCCAGTAAAGCAAGTAAGAGGAAACTTTTATAGAAGAGAAGAGGCAGTTGGCAGGGGCTGTAATAAACAAAAAGTCCATTGGAGGAAACCGGGAGTTCAAAGTGCAGTGGCTTTTCGTTGAGTTGTAACAGTCTCTCATTGGCTGAGCTGTTGTCTGGCTTCCTGTTGCTAGTGGTAGTCGTAAAGTAGTGTCACTTCCTGCCAGAAATGCAAGGTAACATCTCTTCTTGCTGGGATCTGTATTGCGATCCAGAGGTACATGTGTGAGTGCTCTCCCTGCTGGTCACCCGACAGCATTTTAGTGAGATTTTCCTTTATTCGTTCACATTTCTCAAGTTTCATTTTTGTTGCATTATAttgcagaatttcctttcttttacattttatgtcTATACTGTCTTTTACTTATCtgttcatctattgatgaactgttgggttgtttccatgttttagctatcAAACATCTATTTGGGACCCTGCTTCTGATTCTTTTGTATagatacccagaagtagaattgctcgatcatatagtaattctatgtttaattttctgaggagcTGCCATCCTGTTTTCCAATGGCTGTGCCATCTTACATTTCTGCCCAACAGTACATAGAATtccttccaatttctccacattcttgtctTCACttgttttctattgttttgaTAGGAGCTATCTTAATGGCTGCAAGATGgcatttcattgtagttttgatctgcattccCTGATGgatagtgatgttgatcatcttttcttgtgcttatttGTCATTTGTATATATCTTCTATGGAGAAACGTCCTTTCCCAAGTTCGGAATTGGGTTatttctgggttgtttttttttgtttgttttttgtttaagagttttctccatattttggatattaatgtcttatcaggtatatgatttgcaaatattttctcttattcaatGAATTCTCTTTTTACTCTGATGATTCTGTCTTTGATACACAAAAGCTTCTTAAATTTCAGGAGGTTCAGTTTGTGTTACCTGTGCTTTtagtgtcaaatccaaaaaataatTGCCAAGTCTAATGTTGCAAACTTTTGCCCTATATTTTCTCctaagaattttattgttttaggtcttacatttaggtctttgatccattttgagttaatttctttgaaattttattttatttaactttacaatattgtattggttttaccatatatcaaaatgaatctgccacaggtatacatgtgttccccatcctgaaccctcctccttactccctccccataccatccctctgggtcgtcccagtgcaccagccccaagcatccagtatcatgcatcgaacctggactggcgactcgtttcatatatgatattatacatatttcaatgccattctcccaaatcatcccaccctctccctctcccacagagtccaaaagactgttctatacatcagtgtctcttttgctgtctcgtatacagggttattgttaccatctttctaaattccatatatatgcgttagtatactgtattggtgtttttctttctggcttacttcactctgtataataggctccagtttcatccacctcattagaactgattcaaatgtattctttttaatggctgagtaatactccattgtgtatatgtaccacagctttcttatccattcatctgctgatggacatctaggttgcttccatgtcctggctattataaacagtgctgcgatgaataatgaggtacacgtgtctctttcccttctggttttcttggtgtgtatgcccagcagtggaattgctggatcataaggcagttctatttccagttttttaaggaatctccacagtgttctccatagtggctgtactagtttgcattcccaccaacagtgtaagagggttcccttttctccacaccctctccagcatttattgcttgtagacttttggattgaagccattctgactggcgtgaaatggtacctcattgtggttttgatttgcatttctctgataatgagtgatgttgagcatcttttcatgtgtttgttagccatctgtatgtcttctttggagaaatgtctatttagttctttggcccattttttgattgggtcatttatttttctggaattgagctgtaggagttgcttgtatatttttgagattaattctttgtcagttgcttcatttgcaattattttctcccattctgaaggctgtcttttcatcttgcttatagtttcctttgttgtgcagaagcttttaagtttaattaggtcccatttgtttatttttgcttttatttccaatattctgggaggtgggtcatagaggatcctgctgtgatgtatgttggagagtgttttgcctatgttctcctctaggagttttgagttaatttttgtatgtagtGTTAAGTAAGGGTccaacttccttcttttgcatgtggatatccaacTTTCCCAGCCTCATTTGTTGAAAGAACTGTCATTTTCCCACATTGCCCAGAACTTGGGTAAGAAGATTTCCACTTGTTCCAGGAAGCATTCTTGTATCCCCTAATCAGGATTGTGTAAGATCgttataattttctctttgagaAAGTCATGTCTCTCTCAGCATTACATCCTTATCATTATGACTATTAAAGAATGTGAAGAAACGTCTTAGATTTTACCCTACacacaagaaaacaaattatCCTGTCAACTTCATGGATCTGTCAGAAGGCATGAGACTCCTGGGTCTGAGAAGAAAGATTTTATCATTCATGACACAAGAACAGCAAGAGCTTTGCGTTTTCATTTGTTCTTGTCTGTATCAGGCTTCTCAGAGGTGATAAAAAGAGGCCCCCAAAACACATAATAGGTTTACATCACAAGTGAAGATGTGAAGAAGAAatccaaatattttaatgttgGTCACGAACAAACCTGCCCAAATTTTGCCTCAGAGGAAAGCATTGTTTTTATTATGCTGATCAAGTAATTAACCTGTCCTTTTCCCTGGGGAATATACTGTAGACATTGTCTGAAGCTGGTTGTTATATGAAAAGTTCTTGAAAAGATAATTTAGGACAGAAGCTTACACAAACTGTGAAGAAACTTACAGCAAAACTTGTCTCTCAGCACGGTGCAACTTTCCCTTTAAAACATGAGCCTAATCAACCTTCTAAACAAAAAGGCCCACTGAAGCTTTCTGGTCCCAAGACTAAACTTGACTGTTTGTCAAGTTGTAAATATTGGAAGAGTTACAAGAAGAGATGGGATCACCAGGAAATCTGACAGAAAACCACTTCCAAGGGTGAGATGGTGTCAAACTGGATGAGGCAATGATAGAGGACAGCAAATAAAAAGCAAGGCAAGCACAACATTTTCAGAAGAAGTGGAAATGTGTTATCTTGAAATGTAAAGAGACAAGTTGCTACTGACATATATAACAAATTATTCTGAATAGATTGCTGatgtaaattttaaagatataaaatgatgtttttagaagaaaacagagaacatTTCTGAGCTCTAATAGGAAAAGACTGTTTTTAAACAGAGCAAAAATATCGACTATAAAGGAGGACATGACAAATGAGCTTGTATTGAAGTTAAGTGCTTCTACTCATCAAAAGAGAAGATAGAAAACAAGATGGAGAATTcgtttcatcttgcaaaactgaaacagtAACTCCCCATCTCTTCTTCCTCAGTACCCTAACAACTGCCTTCCTGCTTTTATTGCTGTGATTTTTACTATGATAAATATCTCAtaaaagtggaatcatacagtgtttgtctttttgtgactggtttatttcactttatatagTATCTGCAAAGTTTGTCCATGTTGTGGTATATATcattatttcctccttttaagcctaaataatattccattgtatgtagaTACCAGTTTGTTTTTGCATATGATATGAGAAACTATTCCAGTTTGATtgttttgcatgtagctgttcagtttcccAACACCatctgttgaagagactgtctttgccctATTGTATCTGCTTGCCTCCTGTGTCATAGAGAAATTGACCATTAAGTGTAGATTCATTTCTGTTctatttattctgttccattgatctatgtgtcccTTGATCTTGtgtcagtaccacactgttttgatgcCTGTAGTTTTACAGTGTAGTTTGAAATTGGGAGCAAGATAGctccaactttgtttttccttctcaagattgttttggctattcagggtcttttgtgtttccatacagacTTTATGTCTTCACTCCAGGCTTTCCCCACCATGGTTTTATTTGGGTATGAATACATACCCATTCACTGTTATACCCTGAAACATGCTATCTTTCTTACCCCCTGACCCATGAGGAGGTAATGCTCACatagactatagagtccatggaattctccaggctagaatactagagtgggtagccgttcccttctccaggggatcttcccaacccagggatcaaactcaggtctcccacattgcaggcagattctttaccagctgagccaccagggaagcccaattttaagGCAGCCTATAGCAAATATTGTCTGTGGATTGTTGCAGGGTGAAAGGATTACAAGCAGAGGAAAGGATGCCTTTTTCCTGCGTCCAGAAGTCTAGAGATATACCTGTTCTTCTGTATATGAAATCATCATCCAGAGATACACAGGGACCATGTAAGTTGATTTTATGAAGGTGAATGTGACAATGTGAGTTCATATGAATGTGTGTCATGTGTTTAGGAATATGATGTGTGTTTGGGTGTGGTGAGCATGTGCACAAATGTTTGTGAGTTTTAAACTATAATTGTGCAAGTACTATATACATAAGTATGTGAGTATTAATGCACATGGGTGTTTGCATCTGCCTGTAGGTGTTCAAATGAGTTTGTGTGCAGACTTAGTTGACCACCAAGTATGGCTCCAAATCCCTAACTTGAAAATCGGCAGTGATTGCATCATGACGCTGCATCAAATGTAGATGTATTTATACGAAAAAACCAGATTTCTTGCAAGTcctaatttatatttcttaatatcAGAGTACCAAGTGCTTATTCTTGAAAAATAgcacaattaattaattaatgtagaGCACTGTGGTAACTATTTTATCTCTTTGAATGAAGTAATTGAGTATTGGTTCATCTGATATTTACAAGAATGGTAGAATCTGTCTGTTGAGCCGTCAGAACTAAGTGCTCATTTGTGAGACACTCGTTTTGAACCTTCTCATTTTTTCCATGTATATTGTTCTgttgtgtgtcagttgctcagtcatgtctgactctttgagaccccatggactgtagcccaccaggctcctctgtccgtggaattctcaaggcaagaatactggagtgggttgccatttccatctccagggggtcttcccaacccagggatcgaacctgtattgcaggcagatgctttaccgtctgagctactagggaagccccatattgttCTGTGTCTGATTCTAATTGCTAATGGAGGTGAATAATCATAAAGTAAATTTTTCTACAACATCTCCATGTTGATTGGCATCGATTTATGCAAAGCATCCAATTAATTGGCTCTGATTTGTGCTGACATTTTCTATAATGAGTAATGTGTCCTGTTCTTCCTTTTACTTGTCTCTCTTTGAATGTTTTTCCCAGGTATTTTGTCCCATTCCATTTCTCTAACAATACTTTAATTGATCATTCAGTTTAACAGTCTGAAGATTAGGAGAGCTCTAGTTTCAGGGTAGAGAAACATCTCAGGGAAGTAAAGAATGCAGAGGGACACACAGTTCATGCCAGTCCCTTATGTGTGTGACTTCAGAAAGTCCAGCTTTCCTCGATGTGAGACCCTGTCTGCCTCCAGGGATCATGGAAAGTAAGAAGGCTCTTGGAAACACTCCTTTAGTCTCCTAAGGGTGCTAACTAGAAACTTGTAATTGTTTCCAGTAATTAACAACCGAGAGAAAAGTTTCCAGAAATGTTCTCAGATCCCAGGCCTGCACTCCCATTGCTGCTGCAGGTGAAATGATAATTGCAGCTctgatgggaggggaggggaggacacagCATCTCAAACCCATATATCAGGATCCAGTTGCCTCCCTCCCACACAGACACTAGGTATAATGACCACCAGAAAGCCCACTCTCCTGATAGCAGGAAGGTGTCAGGTAAGTGTTTTCCATCTCATTCTAAGCAGCAGAGTCTATAAGAGAAAGTCAGATCAAGAGTCTGGAGAAGAGATCATATCAGACAAAGGCAATCTTCTGTGTAGTAACTGGATTCAGTGCCAACAGCGGGCAGGATGGTGTAAGTCTGAGGCATGAGCTGAGCTAATATTGAGAGATGGGTTTCTAGAACCCATGGCAATCTCTAAAGACCCTTCATGCAATCAAATGTAATCCTCTGACAGTTTCTGTTGTGACTCAATCCACGTTACAGCAAAACCTGATTTTTAAGgtgcttaaaaatatttgtgatgaAAGGATCCTAGTCCACATTGGGGAAATGTCATTTGTAAATAAGTATATGGTCTATCATTTGGTAATATTTAAGCTATTTGTTAACTATACTGAAAAAAGCTTTGCTTCTCACTGAGTTAAAGCTCTTGGGTTTAactcattcatgtccatcaaAGCCATTTCTAGGCAAAGAATGAAACTGCATACATGGCATAATTccaataaagatatttttctcaacttaaaaaaaattgtattttaactggtaaaatacatttgtaaaatCAATCTGCTGTTGAGTCTGCCTTACAGGAATTATAGACTCCATGTTCAGGATGACTAGAAGTTCACCACCAATCCATACAGGTTTGCACTAAAATGTATGATGGATCTGAAGAAATCATCTAATCCCATGCAGAAAGTGTGTCTAAATGAAAACGACTTGAATAGAAAGGGTTGTTCCAGTCCTGGATGTCTGATGCAATTAGTGTAGACAGTAGCTTTGCCTGAACTGAAAACCTCTGTAGTGTGTTCATTCTGGTGAGGTTACTGTCATTCTTAGATTTAAAGAACGGTTGACATGGTAATTGTAAGTTAGAGGCAGCAGCTGCCAGTCTCCTAGcatgttgattctttttttttttttttaataggctacTATCAATCCAAAAATCCAGTCTctgaatttataaaatacataagaataCATGCCTTGCAGATGCTATTTTACACATATGTCTGGTATGTCAGTGGCATGcacaaatattatttctttgttgCTATTTTTGCTTAGCTCTGGAATTAACAAATAGATAAGTATATGAATTGAAAACAACAATAATTCAGTTTTTGCACTCTTTTATCATGTATTAGTGTTTTATGGCTCAAAGTTTACAATGTTACTTGTGCTTATTCAATAATTCCTGTGATAGGTACATTATACCTACATTACAGACATAAAAGCATCCTAATACCATTCCAGTACTGAGCCATTCTCATCTTCATGACATTAAGTTATCTTGGGCAGGTTCCTGCCATATGCCATATTCTGCTGCCAGcaatccatatatatgtattaagatATCTAAAACCTAATACATAGTACATAGTGCCCTAAAGAATAAAGCTTTACAAAAATGGAATcttcttataataaaaatataaaagaccatTGGTCTAAAATCAAGTTAAGAAGTTGTGAAATCAAAACTAAATATGGGTATGGGTTATTATTTGAATACAACTAACTGGTTTTTGGCAGAGCTGGTGGGTCAGTGCACTCTCTTGACCAGCCTAATGAGTTTCTAAAGTCTTCACTCTGCCCTGTGCAGCAGATCTCAACAAATACATAACCTCTCTGTGTTACCTTTCCTTGAAAAAATTGAAGTCACAGAAATCCCAGGCTCGTGGATTTGTGAAGAATGAAGTGATAGCATGGAGTGCCTTCAACAagtaattttgcattttaagtgCTCTTTCAATGTTATACATTGAGCCCTTTTAAGGCTACTAGTAGCAGAAAAGCATAAAGCAAAATTTTCCAAGTGGGACCTGAGGATAAGTGGAGAATATTGGATTTCAGTGGACATGATGCATACAGCACACACCTGATGTTCCCATAGAGACAATAACTCACAAGACAAGTACCAGTGACTGTGAACTGAGAGGATGGCTGGCAGCTTTCTCATAATAGGCATGATCATCTTAACACAGACCGTGGTTGGAATCCTGGGGAATTTCTCACTCCTTTGCAGTTATATCGTCCTTCACGTCATGGGTTACAGGTTAAGGTCCACAGATTTGATCCTTAAGCACCTGATTGTGGCCAACTCCTTGGTCCTCCTCTGTAAAGGGGTCCCCGAGACAATGGCAATCTTTGGGTGGAAGCagatccgcagtgattttggctgcaaacttctcttctttctacaCAGAATGGGGAGGGGAATGTCCATCGGCAGCATCTGCCTCTTGAGTGTCTTTCAGATGATCACAATCAGTCCCTGGAACTCCAGGTGGGCAGCGCTGAAAGTAATAGCTCCCAAGTACACCGTTCCCTCTATTTTCCTGTGTTGGATCCTCCAAATGCCGGTAAATGTCATTTTTCCTATCTTTATAACTGGCAAATGGAGTCACAATAACATCACAGAGGAAAGAGATTATGGCTGCTGTTCTAGTATTCAAACTGGCCAGAAGAATATAAAAACCAGAGACGCCTTGTATGCAGCATTGCTGTCATCCCCTGATGTTTTATGTTTGGGGCTCACGCTCTGGGCCGGTGGCTCCATGGTTCTCATTCTCTACCGACATAAGCAGCAGGTCCAGCACAT is from Bos indicus isolate NIAB-ARS_2022 breed Sahiwal x Tharparkar chromosome 18, NIAB-ARS_B.indTharparkar_mat_pri_1.0, whole genome shotgun sequence and encodes:
- the LOC109573083 gene encoding vomeronasal type-1 receptor 4-like, whose protein sequence is MAGSFLIIGMIILTQTVVGILGNFSLLCSYIVLHVMGYRLRSTDLILKHLIVANSLVLLCKGVPETMAIFGWKQIRSDFGCKLLFFLHRMGRGMSIGSICLLSVFQMITISPWNSRWAALKVIAPKYTVPSIFLCWILQMPVNVIFPIFITGKWSHNNITEERDYGCCSSIQTGQKNIKTRDALYAALLSSPDVLCLGLTLWAGGSMVLILYRHKQQVQHIRRTDASSRSSPESRATKTILLLGGTFVCFYTLSSIFQVLLALFVQPSWLFVNMTIIIAACFPSVSPFLLISRDSSVQRLYFAWERNAKSSTIMRKV